From Bacteroidota bacterium:
CTACTAAAATTAAAAGTATGCTTACTATAAGTATCAATATTGAAATAAACGTTCCCATTATTTTATGTTGATTTTAGTTTTTGTATTTCAAGAATTTGGGCTGCAAAGAAAGCACTTTTTTCCGGATATTTCAAACTTAAGCTTTCATATGCCCGAATAGCCTTATTATAGTCCTTTTGCTTTACCAATATTTTAGCAAGTGTTTCAGTTATAAGGCTTTCGTCGAATTCGGTGCTTTTCTTCGCCATATTTTCAGGAGAGAAAAATTCCGCTCTTGGCTTAACACCTTCTGTTTCCTGCTTGCGGGTAAATTCGTCTATTATTTCGAGCACATGCTGGCGACTTACCTCTTTTTCAGTAGCAAACCGCTTGGTACCTTTTAACCAAATATTGAATGGCAGAACCGCATTTTTATCTAGCCCTTCCTGTTTCACAGGTTTAGAAAGTTCGGCTTTAGCCTTTAATTTCTTTTTTTGATCTTCCTGGTAGATAAGGTGCGACATCTGTATCTCCACACTCGCGTCAATAGCTTCGTTAATCACATCCTTTGCCAGGTCGTTGATCTTAGCTGCATCAACAATCGGTTCAATTTCTCCTTCAAACTCTTTTTCAATTGAATAAACCAGTTCAATGTCTTTGGGAGGTTTAATAGATGGAGATGATTTCACTTCAACTTTCGGCTGAATTAAATCAGATTGCTTTTCAACATCAACCAACCGCTGTTCGATCGCTTTAGTAGCTTCATCTAATTTTGAACTCAGCTTTTCTATTTTCTCATCAAGCAGTTTTTCAACTTTCAGTTCAATATCCCCGATCAGTTTTTCCTGTTTCAGTTCCGGCTGAACTACAGGTTTAACAAGCGTTTCAACAACGGGTTGAACAAAAACTGTTTCCCGCTCAACTGTTAAAGTGGCATCACCTTTTTGCTTTTTGATCAGGTTATACAACATTTTCCGGTCACCTGAATAAGCAGCAGCCACCTTCAGTTGATTATTAAACTGTATACTGTTCTGATTGGATAAATTTTTCGCATACAACATATGCGCCGTCTGAAAAAAAGGATACTCCTTTAACAAACTATCAAGCAAAGCCCCGCTGTCAGCGGCCAATACTTCTGGTTGTTGGATGTATGATATGAATTGTTGCTTATTCACCAGTTATTAAACGCTTTATTAAAAATATCTTCAGTTAACTGTTTATTGATCAACGGTATTAAAGTGGGCTCCTGGCTTGCAAGGCTCAAGGTACTATTAAAATCCGCAAAGCGCGTAAATGTAGTTTCAAAATTCTTCTTCTCATCAAATTTATTGATGTACTTCACCTGCACCGAAACGGTCAACCTGCTCAATGCAGCCTGGTCATTGGTTTGTATAGCTAACGGTGAGACCCTGTAATCTGATACATACCCTTCAAAACTCAGGTCGCCACCTTTGTTTACCAATCCAAGCTTTGTCTGAGTGGCACAAATATCCTTCATTGCTTCCGTAAACTGCTGACTGAGCGTTGGCGGAGCCAATGCTGTATTGTTTGTAAAATACAAAACTGAAACAGTCTTCGCCTCAGGCGGAATACTGGCTCCGTTTAAAGAGTAGCCCATCTTGCAACCAGCGGAAGTAAGAAGTAAGAAGTAAGAAGTAAGAAGTATAATTATTTTATTCATTTTCCTTTTTCCCTTCTCCATTTGGAGAAGGTGTCTCAGCTATGTCAAGATGCCGGCAGGCAGGCAGGGATGAGACGAGCAAAGACCTATCTACAAATCCAGCTTATACTCATTAATTTTTCTATACAAAGTCCGTTCCGAAATTCCCAATTCCCTCGCCGCTGATTTACGTTTACCTTTAAATTTGGCCAAAGCTTTCTTAATCATATCCATTTCCAGTTCCTGAAGCGATAATGGCTGCTCTTCCACCACCTCATGCGCCTGTATCTCTTCTCCATTGGCAGCTTTTGGTTGTATGTTGGCGGTTCCATAACCAAGCTTAACCGTTGTTTCAGCCGAACCAACATCCTGATAAAGTTTTTTAATGATCTGTTCGTTCCTGGGATGAAAATCCTGCTCCAGTCCGTCATCATTTTCGATCAGGTCAATAACAACCTTCTTCAGATCAGTCAGATCTTTTTTCATGTCGAACAATACCTTGTACAAAATATCCCGTTCCGAGAACTCGGCACCATCACCCTTTACAACCATTGGAAGCCTGTTTATATCCTTTTCCGGCAAATATTTTAAAAGTGTTTCCGCATTTATCTCACGGGTTTTTTCAATAACAGATATCTGNNNNNNNNNNNNNNNNNNNNNNNNNNNNNNNNNNNNNNNNNNNNNNNNNNNNNNNNNNNNNNNNNNNNNNNNNNNNNNNNNNNNNNNNAGATATCTGCTCAGTAATATTTTTCAGTTGACGCACATTGCCATGCCAGTAATAATTAACCAATAGTGCTTCCGCTTCTGCGTTTAATTTTATGACCGGCATCCGATATTTGCCGGCAAAGTCAGTGGCGAACTTGCGGAACAACAAATGTATATCCTGCTTACGTTCGCGCAAAGGCGGCACAATGATAGGCACAGTATTTAAACGATAATATAAGTCCTCGCGAAACTTCCCCTTTTCAATTGCCTGCGTAATATTTACGTTCGTAGCTGCGATCACGCGCACATCCGTTTTCAAAACTTTGGATGAACCTACTTTAATAAATTCTCCGCTTTCCAGTACGCGCAACAAACGGGCCTGAGTAGCCAAAGGCATTTCGGCCACTTCATCTAAAAAAATAGTGCCGCCATTGGCCACTTCAAAATAACCTTTACGGGCTTCATGTGCGCCTGTGAACGAACCCTTCTCATGTCCGAATAATTCCGAATCAATTGTCCCTTCCGGTATAGCGCCGCAGTTCACTGCAATATACTGGCCGTGTTTACGCGAACTTAACTGGTGAATGATCTGTGGAAAAACTTCTTTTCCAGTACCACTTTCGCCGGTAATCAATACGCTAAGATCTGTGGGTGCTACCTGCATGGCAATATCCATTGCACGTTCCAGCAAAGGCGAACTGCCAATGATACCGAAACGATTTTTTATATCCTGAATGGTCATGTTAGCTTTTGATCCTGATTAAATTTATACCGCTTTACCTATCAATGTTGCTACTGTACAACTCTCCGCTAATACATTGACGTAATCCCCCCGTTTAAAATTGTGTTTATTGAAAACTACAACTGAATTTTGCGAATTCCGACCAGATAATTGCTCCTCAGATTTCTTTGAAACTCTTTCCACCAAAACCCGGTGAACTTTTCCAACACCCAGTTTGGTCCGTTCGGCGGAATGCTTTTGCTGTAAGGCTACTATTTCCGCAAGACGGCGCTGTTTCACTTCCTCTGAAATATCATCCTCAAACTTCCGTTCAGCCTGTGTTTTAGGCCGTTCGCTGTAAGCAAACATATACGCAAAATCATATTTCACCTCTTCCATCAACGCCAGTGTATCCTGGTGTTCTTCTTCTGTTTCGCTGCAAAAGCCGGCCATGATATCCGTAGATATTCCACACTCAGGAATGATCCTGCGGATAGCGGCTATCCTCTCCAAATACCACTCACGCGTGTAACCCCTGTTCATCATTTCAAGCACACGTGAATTGCCTGATTGTATGGGCAGGTGAATGTATTTACAAATGTTATCATACTTCGCCATTGTATGTAAAACATCATCCGTCATATCCTTCGGGTGAGAAGTGGAAAAACGAATCCTCAGATCCGGACTAACCTTCGCCACCATCTCCAATAATTGTGCAAAAGAAATCGTTCCGGGTTCTGAGTTCAGGGTTCCGGGTTCAAGGTTCAAGGTTTCTGTTTTTTTATCATCGCTTTCCAACTTTGAACTTTGAACTTTGAACTTTGAACCTTCATTTTGTGAACCTGAAACTTTAAATTTATAGCTATCTACATTTTGTCCAAGAAGCGTAACCTCTCTATAACCTTGTTCGAATAATAACTTCGCCTCCGCAACAATACTTTCAGGATCACGGCTGCGTTCACGGCCACGGGTAAAAGGCACCACGCAAAATGAACACATATTATCACAGCCGCGCATAATGCTTATAAAGGCTGTTACACCATTT
This genomic window contains:
- a CDS encoding LptE family protein, encoding MNKIIILLTSYFLLLTSAGCKMGYSLNGASIPPEAKTVSVLYFTNNTALAPPTLSQQFTEAMKDICATQTKLGLVNKGGDLSFEGYVSDYRVSPLAIQTNDQAALSRLTVSVQVKYINKFDEKKNFETTFTRFADFNSTLSLASQEPTLIPLINKQLTEDIFNKAFNNW
- the miaB gene encoding tRNA (N6-isopentenyl adenosine(37)-C2)-methylthiotransferase MiaB produces the protein MGNKIIDESRQGEALLLSVDKNIVGRQVFIESYGCAMNFSDSEIVASILIEKGYSTTSDYKSADLILVNTCAIRENAEQRVRNRLKEFNVVKRHNPKLMVGVMGCMAERLKTQFLEQEKIVDIVVGPDAYRELPNLIETVEGGQKAVNVLLSREETYADISPVRLDSNGVTAFISIMRGCDNMCSFCVVPFTRGRERSRDPESIVAEAKLLFEQGYREVTLLGQNVDSYKFKVSGSQNEGSKFKVQSSKLESDDKKTETLNLEPGTLNSEPGTISFAQLLEMVAKVSPDLRIRFSTSHPKDMTDDVLHTMAKYDNICKYIHLPIQSGNSRVLEMMNRGYTREWYLERIAAIRRIIPECGISTDIMAGFCSETEEEHQDTLALMEEVKYDFAYMFAYSERPKTQAERKFEDDISEEVKQRRLAEIVALQQKHSAERTKLGVGKVHRVLVERVSKKSEEQLSGRNSQNSVVVFNKHNFKRGDYVNVLAESCTVATLIGKAV